One genomic window of Evansella cellulosilytica DSM 2522 includes the following:
- a CDS encoding TPM domain-containing protein, translated as MRQFLKSTVCALFIVMLFFPLYGEAAVSIHDDGNFFSGSEIESIRDTFDQSQHDYYIQTLNSLDGAGISQYASNTLEEVRTEGYSAVLVISYEEGEVYLEIANGTDIDRAIGGQSIERMLDDTFIPEAQNGEFGAGVESLLAYIEGLEVSEGGATTPPPPAEGSGNTTTQANYGFIVFIGIFITILVLVYLFFLFSQRKKAKEYYTTVQQAHRQLLSKVYEPYNKTNEKVSITKGSTKTLFENLNGQLLSLLKKVQEREQQLEAQPIPWSSFMKFYQAIKPLEAECKDDLAELERLIAEVDGQVKKELETSQKIKDLSETLQHQNEKFTALSTETNRQFQSLLEQKDKVTRQLNEVVALEDAFDYLAANDELADVKKVVVTFKEELALLSQLLEAHEQIATHIDEKQEEVSSYIKRERLILADEDPFVFIEDARDYEVKLNQLLDEGKASEGSEVLNTIYQRLDEAKNRVEKLVEYRDTTKEHVQTLATDIQQYKNKDNAFANELERLNNKYAHLHWSHLEKQFNEMNDLVNEIEVTLPHIEQLLNDDVQQYKKSFEGMRVLLEKFDATKRIYAECFHTFDNLEEEAKTIAATVTELQEKLQDALTTKEQNRLPVNERPLEAIEKNLVEVKAALDTVPIDLTKAKEITNETKRGIDEFTSEVTFVLNEKRKAEREFEDLKSAYSNAERRYASGFFSSNFRSRFQSCESQIRAYMERGNYQGVMGEIKIGRRIIQDMKDEHDRIEARRRRQAMQMSRRTTTFGGGFGGGFGGGFGGGGSRGGGSGFGGSRGGGSSFGSRGGGGGFRGGSRGGGRRF; from the coding sequence ATGAGACAGTTTTTGAAATCAACGGTATGTGCACTCTTCATCGTGATGTTATTTTTTCCACTTTATGGAGAAGCTGCTGTTTCGATTCATGATGATGGAAATTTTTTTAGTGGAAGTGAAATAGAGTCAATACGAGACACATTTGATCAATCTCAGCACGACTATTATATCCAAACATTAAACAGCTTGGATGGCGCCGGAATAAGCCAGTACGCCTCTAATACTTTAGAAGAGGTGCGTACTGAAGGCTATTCTGCAGTACTCGTTATATCTTACGAGGAAGGTGAGGTGTATTTAGAAATTGCGAATGGCACAGATATTGATCGTGCGATCGGTGGGCAGTCGATTGAGCGTATGTTAGATGATACATTCATTCCTGAAGCGCAAAATGGGGAGTTCGGTGCAGGTGTAGAATCACTTCTTGCATATATAGAAGGATTAGAGGTCTCAGAAGGCGGGGCAACGACACCACCGCCACCTGCAGAAGGTAGCGGTAATACAACTACACAAGCAAATTACGGCTTTATTGTTTTTATCGGTATTTTTATAACTATACTCGTTCTAGTTTATCTTTTCTTTCTTTTTTCTCAACGAAAAAAAGCGAAGGAGTACTATACAACGGTGCAGCAAGCGCATCGTCAACTCCTTTCTAAAGTGTATGAGCCCTATAACAAAACGAACGAAAAGGTCAGCATAACGAAAGGCAGTACGAAGACATTATTTGAAAACTTAAATGGACAGCTTCTCTCATTGCTAAAGAAAGTACAAGAACGTGAGCAACAACTAGAAGCACAACCGATCCCATGGTCATCATTCATGAAATTCTATCAAGCTATAAAGCCACTTGAGGCAGAATGTAAGGATGATCTGGCCGAGTTAGAACGGTTAATTGCAGAAGTCGATGGCCAAGTGAAAAAAGAGTTAGAGACTTCGCAAAAAATAAAGGATTTATCTGAAACATTACAGCATCAAAATGAAAAATTCACGGCCCTTTCAACAGAAACGAATAGACAATTTCAATCGTTACTTGAGCAAAAGGACAAAGTCACTCGTCAATTAAATGAAGTAGTCGCATTAGAGGATGCCTTTGATTACCTCGCTGCGAATGATGAACTTGCAGACGTAAAAAAAGTAGTTGTCACGTTTAAAGAGGAGCTCGCACTATTAAGTCAATTACTTGAAGCGCATGAGCAAATCGCCACACATATAGATGAAAAGCAAGAGGAAGTATCGTCGTATATTAAGCGTGAGCGTCTCATATTAGCGGATGAAGACCCATTTGTTTTTATTGAAGATGCACGCGATTACGAAGTGAAGCTAAATCAGCTTCTTGATGAAGGGAAGGCTTCTGAAGGAAGTGAAGTATTGAATACAATTTATCAACGATTAGACGAAGCGAAAAATCGTGTTGAAAAGCTAGTCGAATATCGAGATACAACGAAGGAACATGTGCAAACTTTAGCAACCGATATTCAACAATATAAAAATAAAGATAATGCCTTTGCAAATGAGCTAGAAAGGCTGAACAATAAGTATGCACATCTTCATTGGTCTCATTTAGAAAAACAATTTAATGAAATGAATGATCTTGTAAATGAGATCGAAGTGACTTTACCTCATATCGAGCAATTGTTAAACGATGATGTCCAACAATATAAAAAGAGCTTTGAGGGAATGCGCGTTCTTTTAGAAAAGTTCGACGCCACGAAGCGTATATATGCCGAATGCTTTCATACGTTTGACAATTTAGAAGAAGAGGCGAAAACGATCGCTGCAACTGTGACAGAGCTACAAGAGAAGCTTCAAGATGCATTAACGACAAAGGAACAAAACCGATTGCCTGTGAACGAACGACCACTCGAAGCAATCGAAAAAAATCTTGTGGAAGTGAAGGCTGCACTTGATACTGTGCCAATTGATCTCACAAAAGCGAAAGAGATTACAAACGAAACGAAGCGGGGAATAGATGAATTTACTAGTGAAGTAACCTTCGTTTTAAATGAAAAAAGGAAAGCGGAGCGCGAATTTGAAGACTTGAAATCAGCCTATAGCAACGCAGAAAGACGCTATGCTTCAGGGTTCTTCTCATCTAACTTCAGGTCCCGCTTTCAATCATGTGAATCGCAAATTCGTGCGTATATGGAACGCGGCAACTATCAAGGTGTGATGGGTGAAATTAAGATTGGTAGAAGAATCATTCAAGACATGAAGGATGAACATGATCGTATTGAAGCGAGACGACGTAGGCAAGCGATGCAAATGTCAAGACGCACGACGACATTCGGCGGCGGATTTGGCGGCGGCTTCGGTGGTGGTTTCGGCGGAGGTGGCTCTCGCGGAGGCGGAAGCGGATTTGGTGGATCAAGAGGTGGCGGGTCCAGCTTTGGTTCACGAGGCGGTGGTGGAGGCTTTCGCGGTGGTTCGCGCGGAGGCGGACGAAGGTTTTAA
- a CDS encoding CAP domain-containing protein: protein MNRIVETVQLFFSKVKRMDKKSIVATSLLILVLTIGSIYIASSLATQNEAVDASPDEHIEEDDETVEEIEELVDDLETAEADEEEDQKAERENEDDRDENKEEEADDEQLAKEDDSEEDVEETPIATKTPEQEESKQAPASTDSNSTSKEEPKQETEKKQPQQNNSKESTPSKEEPKKQEPKKEEPKKEEPKKEEPPKEEPKQDKTNGSIPSNHSVSSFEKEVLGLTNAERKKEGLSELKLHVNLSYVARQKSTDMIQVGYFAHNSPTYGSPFDMMTFYGISYRAAAENIAHGFSTPESVVNAWMNSPGHRTNIMNGNYTHLGVGYDANGHYWTQLFLSQ, encoded by the coding sequence ATGAATAGAATAGTAGAGACAGTCCAATTATTTTTTTCTAAAGTGAAGCGAATGGACAAAAAGTCGATTGTGGCTACATCGCTCCTTATTCTCGTTCTCACAATAGGGTCAATATACATCGCTTCGTCGCTTGCTACTCAAAATGAAGCAGTTGACGCTAGCCCTGATGAGCATATTGAGGAAGACGACGAAACAGTAGAGGAAATAGAGGAACTAGTAGATGATTTGGAGACAGCTGAAGCTGATGAAGAAGAGGATCAGAAAGCAGAACGGGAAAACGAAGATGACCGTGATGAAAACAAAGAAGAGGAAGCAGATGATGAGCAATTAGCTAAAGAAGATGATTCCGAAGAAGATGTAGAGGAAACGCCTATTGCAACAAAGACACCGGAGCAGGAAGAATCAAAGCAAGCACCTGCAAGCACCGACAGCAATAGTACATCTAAAGAAGAACCGAAGCAGGAAACCGAAAAAAAGCAGCCACAACAAAATAATAGTAAAGAAAGCACCCCTTCAAAAGAGGAGCCTAAAAAGCAAGAGCCAAAGAAAGAAGAACCAAAGAAAGAAGAACCAAAAAAGGAAGAGCCACCAAAAGAGGAACCTAAGCAAGATAAAACAAACGGTTCGATTCCTTCGAATCATTCTGTTAGTAGCTTTGAAAAGGAAGTGCTTGGGTTAACAAATGCTGAACGGAAAAAGGAGGGGCTTTCTGAATTAAAGCTGCATGTGAACTTGAGCTATGTAGCAAGGCAGAAATCAACCGATATGATTCAAGTAGGTTATTTTGCACACAACAGTCCAACTTACGGTTCTCCATTTGATATGATGACTTTTTATGGCATCAGTTATAGAGCAGCTGCTGAAAATATTGCTCATGGGTTTTCCACACCGGAGAGCGTAGTTAACGCATGGATGAACAGTCCTGGGCATCGAACGAACATCATGAATGGAAATTACACGCACTTAGGTGTCGGCTACGACGCCAATGGCCATTATTGGACACAACTGTTTCTTTCGCAGTAA
- a CDS encoding methyl-accepting chemotaxis protein, translated as MRRNMYIDSKYVFSTNGGWGEYMKEQSVKKDKDSNFTLEQRDLIKRNAIVFKAILFVSILTVAPILSMGGDITSYLWMLMGTQIFILSVFALLHFKRKLIGFLPYIAIGGTAISTTLSLIFMPALTNVFSIYYLIILALIYMNRKISLTVQVYGFLMLAYILFLQNDLLNISSEDQITYIIYYILITILMLALLQVTQHINAEMSKFRKDSQLLLEQQKEEKEKMVELVSNVTSNFNIVSSASEDNNSSFSEMNATFQEIASGVNSQNEATVEINESVTAMRESMQKMVHSMSLLKTGATGALQLSSNGQDEIETLTSTINEFKLEVDSMSVDISDLIKNLEETNQFSNTIMEIAAQTNLLSLNASIEAARAGEHGRGFAIVADEIRKLSDMTSQAAEQISKHLEHFSSQSDLTRKRMLHVGDQMEKSYDVTKKTNESFNEINEAIEKVTQLSMDSNNLITDITSTVDVIHSSTEELASVSQQSSASLEELIATLETLLDGNSTSLQSIKQIENKLKEIT; from the coding sequence ATGCGTCGAAATATGTATATTGATAGTAAGTATGTTTTTTCAACTAATGGAGGATGGGGTGAGTATATGAAAGAACAATCTGTAAAAAAAGACAAAGATAGTAATTTTACACTAGAACAAAGAGATCTAATTAAACGTAATGCAATAGTATTTAAAGCTATTTTATTTGTTAGTATATTAACAGTTGCTCCTATATTATCAATGGGGGGTGACATTACTAGTTATCTATGGATGTTAATGGGTACTCAAATCTTTATATTAAGTGTTTTTGCCCTTTTACATTTTAAAAGAAAGCTAATAGGGTTTCTCCCTTATATTGCTATTGGTGGAACAGCAATATCAACGACACTTTCTTTAATATTTATGCCTGCCTTAACCAATGTATTTTCAATTTACTATTTAATCATACTTGCACTTATTTATATGAATCGAAAAATATCGTTAACTGTCCAAGTGTATGGTTTCCTTATGCTAGCTTATATTTTGTTTTTACAGAACGATCTATTAAATATTAGTAGTGAAGATCAAATCACTTACATCATCTACTATATTTTAATCACAATATTAATGCTGGCTTTACTTCAAGTAACACAACACATTAATGCTGAAATGTCTAAATTTAGAAAAGATAGCCAGCTTTTACTTGAGCAGCAAAAAGAAGAGAAAGAAAAAATGGTGGAACTTGTTTCGAATGTCACATCTAATTTTAATATTGTTTCTTCTGCAAGTGAAGATAATAACAGTTCCTTTAGTGAGATGAACGCAACATTCCAAGAGATTGCGAGTGGTGTCAATTCACAAAATGAAGCTACTGTAGAAATTAATGAATCAGTAACAGCGATGCGTGAAAGCATGCAGAAGATGGTGCATTCTATGTCGCTATTAAAAACTGGGGCAACTGGCGCATTACAATTATCTAGCAACGGACAAGATGAAATTGAAACATTAACATCAACAATTAACGAATTTAAACTAGAAGTTGATTCCATGTCAGTTGACATTAGTGATCTCATAAAAAATCTAGAAGAAACAAATCAATTCAGTAATACTATTATGGAAATAGCAGCGCAAACAAACCTACTCTCGCTAAATGCAAGTATAGAAGCTGCAAGGGCGGGAGAACACGGAAGAGGATTTGCAATAGTTGCAGATGAAATTAGAAAATTATCTGATATGACTTCACAGGCTGCTGAACAAATTTCGAAACACCTCGAGCATTTTTCGTCTCAATCAGATTTAACTAGAAAAAGAATGCTGCACGTTGGGGACCAGATGGAAAAAAGCTATGATGTAACGAAAAAAACAAATGAATCATTTAATGAGATTAACGAAGCTATCGAAAAGGTAACTCAGCTTTCTATGGACAGTAACAATTTAATAACAGATATTACTTCAACAGTAGATGTCATTCATTCATCTACGGAAGAGTTAGCTTCTGTTAGTCAACAATCTAGCGCTTCTTTAGAAGAATTAATTGCTACGCTAGAAACTTTGTTGGATGGCAACTCTACAAGTTTACAAAGTATAAAACAAATTGAAAACAAATTAAAAGAAATAACGTAA
- a CDS encoding PTS sugar transporter subunit IIC, translating to MKKIIEWMNESFAPRMNKVTRNPWVAAIQGAITGVLPLILVGSLITLISILNDYIPGMPNLHPISDFSFGLISLFIAFLAPYYIMDKLQKEDRRLVAALTGVALFLMLLAPEFTEGTITFAFERFGANGMFVSLFVGIFVGFVFYQFSKFSFFKKSSSLPDFIIVWFDTILPILFLLVTGWLLTIVGSFDLYSGILSAFEPLNKIGQSFIGFVFITFICVFLYSFGISPWALFPILFPIWIAGVEQNSILVSQGLSPNNIHVMETLIAWIWFGGMGSTLPLVILMLVSAKSKHLKALGKVTITPSYFNINEPVIFGTPIAFNPILMVPMWLNGIMLPTVTYIILNVGIVDIPQSVMHLWYLPFGISTFIISPSFQAIMLLLVNLTIAFIIWYPFFKVFDNQKLRGETDKLHSENLEG from the coding sequence ATGAAGAAGATTATTGAATGGATGAATGAGTCATTTGCACCTAGAATGAATAAGGTGACTCGTAATCCATGGGTAGCTGCTATACAAGGAGCGATAACTGGCGTTTTACCACTCATACTTGTCGGGTCTCTTATCACTCTTATTTCAATATTAAATGATTATATACCGGGCATGCCCAATTTGCATCCGATAAGTGATTTTTCCTTCGGGCTTATCAGTTTGTTTATTGCCTTTTTAGCACCGTATTACATCATGGATAAGCTTCAGAAAGAAGATCGTCGACTTGTAGCGGCCCTTACTGGAGTAGCTTTGTTCCTCATGCTGTTAGCACCTGAATTTACAGAAGGTACAATAACATTTGCATTCGAACGTTTTGGCGCTAACGGAATGTTCGTGTCTCTTTTCGTCGGAATATTTGTTGGATTCGTGTTTTACCAGTTCAGTAAATTTTCATTTTTTAAAAAATCAAGCTCTCTACCAGATTTTATCATCGTTTGGTTTGATACGATATTACCAATATTATTCCTGCTAGTAACTGGCTGGTTGTTGACCATTGTAGGCAGCTTTGATCTATATAGTGGAATTTTAAGCGCTTTCGAACCGTTAAATAAAATAGGACAAAGCTTTATCGGCTTTGTATTTATTACTTTTATTTGTGTTTTCCTGTACTCTTTTGGTATTAGTCCATGGGCGCTGTTCCCAATTTTATTTCCAATTTGGATTGCTGGAGTCGAACAGAATTCAATACTCGTCAGCCAAGGGTTATCTCCAAACAACATTCACGTAATGGAAACTTTAATCGCTTGGATATGGTTCGGTGGAATGGGGTCGACACTACCACTCGTCATCCTAATGTTAGTCTCTGCGAAATCTAAACACTTAAAGGCGCTCGGAAAGGTAACGATTACACCATCCTATTTTAATATTAATGAACCGGTGATCTTCGGAACGCCTATCGCGTTTAATCCGATACTTATGGTGCCAATGTGGTTAAATGGGATCATGTTACCAACCGTAACCTATATTATTTTAAATGTTGGGATAGTAGATATTCCACAATCAGTCATGCATCTCTGGTATTTACCATTTGGTATTTCAACCTTCATTATTAGCCCGAGTTTTCAAGCGATTATGTTACTATTAGTAAATTTAACGATCGCATTTATCATCTGGTATCCATTCTTTAAAGTTTTTGATAATCAAAAGTTAAGGGGAGAAACTGATAAGCTGCATAGTGAAAACTTAGAAGGTTAA
- a CDS encoding immunoglobulin-like domain-containing protein — protein MINRTTSRMNILPLFLALVLVFSQILSAFVPVSAQADIQADTVTLVEWDFNQDTPLATGGIEGNLNEEFSIAGASPTGYVLGSQSGSRALNSNGWNSAEESYWFVQFTTEGYEDIRFSSKHRGSNTGPKDFTVEYSLDGETWTSVPGADFEVGNDWTTGILNQISVPTEVNDQETVFLRWLNTSDVSINGGTVGGAGTNRVDDVIIEAAPLDEAGAPGETPDPEVPGDEDCPTYTSISDARAMSGEEVTVIGVANIDQGLLHRNNFSLYIQDEAAGIQLFSFDANDFPSVKEGDLVKATGTVGEFNQVTQLAVTDVEVLERNQEVSAKNIDLSTYMDASLAESYEGQLVQFEGYIRNINDYFNGGVTISIINDDFDAVDIRIWESTGFDLSELEEHTWYEVTAISSQFNTTYQVLPRSNADFVKLAEQRDEPTTLNREYEAVVANVTDGDTIRLATPILGATNVRFLNMDTPETYHAVHNELDENQMRHGDNATAHMQTMLSVGDTVTIRLGEEPLDSFGRLLAEVITLDGVNTNLEMVRAGYASTYFIYPFEDDTVEEYAEAAKYARENQLGIYNPEDPLLEEPFVFRARERGDTGLSRYVGNFKTKEYVAPDHYAIIEPEYRVFFTRAQAEHLGYTPLEMTDQEVIDMDKNALGIGFQGSDSAANVTQDVMLETTGSYGSVITWESSNEEVISPTGEVTNPLYEGVSVTLTATLQKGELVETKEFVLTVNPEIVELVSWHFDGESEVATGGIEANTGVTIETVGSDITGYVAGHGSNSRAVNANGWTEGSYWVVDISTLGYKNITLSSRQFGSNTGPRDFEVQYSLDGENWSVVPGGEVVVANNWNSGVIDQLALPAEVENNESVLIRWLNTSDVAINGNTVGTFGTNRIDNIVFTGNEGLFIEEPEVDPIVEEINAGGTVTVPVVDGTATQSFTADQLVNVTELPLETAGVKLTIPVSTLDSSKDVTVSWTENNDALPHADQALSNIFTFNVWQDGEKITSFTEPISIAFKLNADVDTSKDIKIFYFNGTEWVSEDAHGHEYGGTLSDDGQFIVGSTTHFSTFALFAVASLEDEGGTEEDGPEQEDPSQENGDNDVPDTGNGESPEQDGDQAPGQEGEDAPEQGDTTEGGQQDPEQGTTPNNDEETAGTDVTVEEQSTEETDETLPATATNMYNMILIGLLLMTIGYTTITIRKKQLS, from the coding sequence ATGATTAATAGAACCACATCAAGAATGAATATTTTACCTTTATTTTTAGCATTAGTTTTAGTTTTTTCCCAGATCTTATCTGCATTTGTTCCAGTGTCGGCACAAGCGGACATTCAAGCAGATACGGTGACGCTTGTAGAGTGGGATTTTAATCAAGATACTCCGTTAGCTACTGGCGGGATTGAAGGGAACTTAAACGAAGAATTTTCGATCGCTGGTGCTAGTCCTACTGGATATGTCCTTGGATCCCAAAGTGGATCAAGAGCACTCAATTCTAATGGATGGAATTCAGCTGAAGAAAGCTATTGGTTCGTACAGTTTACAACGGAAGGCTATGAAGATATTCGTTTTTCTTCCAAGCACAGAGGATCAAATACAGGTCCGAAAGATTTCACGGTAGAGTATAGTCTAGACGGTGAAACGTGGACGAGCGTTCCTGGAGCTGATTTTGAAGTTGGGAACGATTGGACAACAGGTATATTAAATCAAATTTCAGTCCCTACAGAAGTAAATGATCAAGAAACAGTTTTCTTAAGATGGTTAAACACATCGGACGTTTCCATTAATGGCGGTACAGTAGGTGGAGCTGGAACGAATCGCGTAGATGATGTCATCATTGAAGCGGCCCCATTAGATGAAGCAGGTGCACCTGGCGAGACGCCGGATCCAGAGGTACCAGGAGATGAAGACTGTCCTACATATACATCTATTTCTGATGCGCGCGCGATGTCAGGAGAAGAAGTGACAGTGATTGGTGTTGCGAACATCGATCAAGGACTACTACATCGTAATAACTTTTCTTTATATATACAAGACGAAGCTGCTGGAATTCAGCTTTTTAGTTTTGACGCCAATGACTTTCCAAGTGTAAAAGAAGGAGACCTTGTAAAAGCTACTGGTACTGTTGGAGAATTTAATCAAGTAACACAGTTGGCAGTGACGGACGTCGAAGTACTTGAGAGAAACCAAGAAGTTTCAGCGAAAAATATTGACCTCTCAACTTACATGGATGCTAGTTTAGCAGAATCTTATGAAGGTCAACTTGTGCAATTTGAAGGCTATATTCGTAATATTAACGATTACTTTAATGGTGGGGTGACAATCTCTATCATTAATGACGATTTTGATGCAGTAGATATTCGCATTTGGGAAAGCACAGGCTTTGACCTTTCTGAGCTAGAAGAGCATACGTGGTATGAGGTTACAGCTATTTCCAGTCAGTTTAATACGACGTATCAAGTGCTGCCTAGAAGTAACGCTGATTTTGTCAAGCTTGCGGAGCAGAGAGATGAGCCGACGACATTAAATCGCGAGTACGAAGCGGTTGTCGCTAATGTGACAGATGGTGATACGATTAGATTGGCAACACCGATTTTAGGTGCGACGAATGTTCGTTTTCTAAACATGGATACACCTGAAACATATCACGCTGTGCATAATGAGTTAGATGAAAATCAAATGCGTCACGGTGATAATGCAACTGCACATATGCAAACGATGTTAAGTGTAGGCGATACAGTGACCATACGTTTAGGGGAAGAACCATTAGATAGCTTTGGTCGTCTTCTTGCAGAAGTAATTACGTTAGATGGTGTGAACACGAATTTAGAAATGGTTCGCGCTGGCTATGCGTCAACGTATTTCATTTATCCGTTTGAGGATGATACAGTTGAGGAATATGCTGAAGCAGCAAAATATGCGAGAGAAAACCAGTTAGGCATTTACAACCCTGAAGATCCACTTTTAGAGGAACCGTTTGTGTTCCGTGCTAGAGAGCGTGGCGACACGGGACTTTCACGCTATGTAGGTAATTTTAAAACGAAAGAATATGTGGCACCTGACCACTATGCAATCATTGAACCGGAATATCGCGTCTTTTTCACAAGAGCACAAGCAGAGCATTTAGGTTACACCCCGCTTGAGATGACGGATCAAGAAGTGATTGATATGGATAAAAATGCGTTAGGCATCGGATTCCAAGGAAGTGATTCTGCTGCCAATGTGACACAAGACGTTATGCTTGAAACTACAGGCTCCTATGGATCTGTTATTACGTGGGAATCTAGTAATGAAGAAGTTATTTCTCCTACTGGTGAAGTGACAAACCCGTTATATGAAGGCGTTTCTGTTACTTTAACAGCAACACTTCAGAAGGGTGAACTAGTAGAAACGAAGGAATTTGTTTTAACTGTCAATCCTGAAATTGTCGAGCTAGTAAGCTGGCATTTCGATGGAGAATCAGAAGTTGCAACAGGTGGTATAGAAGCTAATACTGGCGTAACAATCGAGACCGTCGGTTCTGATATTACTGGTTACGTTGCCGGTCATGGATCTAACTCAAGAGCAGTTAATGCGAATGGTTGGACAGAGGGAAGCTATTGGGTAGTAGACATCTCTACTTTAGGCTATAAAAACATTACGCTATCCTCTCGTCAGTTTGGATCGAACACGGGGCCAAGAGATTTTGAAGTACAATATAGCCTTGATGGTGAAAACTGGAGTGTTGTTCCTGGCGGCGAAGTTGTTGTTGCGAACAATTGGAACTCTGGCGTCATCGATCAACTCGCTTTACCAGCAGAAGTAGAAAACAATGAGTCAGTTCTTATTAGATGGCTAAATACTTCAGATGTTGCTATAAACGGGAATACAGTAGGTACATTTGGTACGAATCGTATCGACAACATCGTTTTCACAGGAAACGAAGGCTTGTTTATCGAGGAGCCTGAGGTTGATCCAATTGTTGAGGAAATCAACGCTGGTGGAACTGTGACGGTTCCTGTCGTTGATGGTACGGCAACACAATCATTTACAGCCGATCAACTAGTTAATGTGACGGAATTACCTTTAGAAACTGCAGGGGTAAAACTAACAATCCCTGTCAGCACGTTAGATTCTTCTAAGGATGTCACTGTATCGTGGACAGAAAATAATGATGCACTCCCACATGCCGATCAAGCATTAAGTAATATTTTTACGTTTAACGTATGGCAAGATGGAGAAAAAATCACGAGCTTCACTGAGCCAATTTCAATTGCATTTAAGTTAAATGCTGACGTCGATACATCGAAAGATATAAAAATCTTCTACTTTAATGGGACGGAATGGGTAAGTGAAGATGCTCATGGCCATGAATATGGAGGTACACTGTCTGATGATGGGCAATTTATTGTAGGATCTACAACACACTTTAGTACGTTCGCTTTATTTGCAGTCGCATCCCTTGAAGATGAGGGCGGAACTGAAGAAGATGGACCCGAACAAGAAGACCCTTCACAAGAAAATGGAGATAATGATGTGCCTGATACAGGTAATGGAGAATCTCCTGAGCAAGATGGCGATCAAGCACCTGGACAAGAAGGAGAAGATGCTCCAGAACAAGGTGACACAACAGAAGGCGGCCAACAAGATCCAGAGCAAGGAACAACACCGAACAACGATGAAGAAACAGCTGGAACAGATGTCACTGTTGAGGAACAATCTACAGAAGAAACTGACGAAACATTACCAGCAACAGCAACAAACATGTACAATATGATCCTAATCGGCCTACTCCTCATGACCATAGGCTACACAACAATAACCATAAGAAAAAAACAACTAAGCTAA